In Fusobacterium sp. DD2, the DNA window TATATACACTTACCGCCATCCATTACAGTTATTTCATCTTGGCTCATAAGTTCCTTGCCAGTCTTTTGATAATTTAGTCCAAAAGATTTTTGGTTGGATCTTGTTTCTGATGTGTTATATAAGTCTATTGTTTCTTTTCCTAAGGTTTCTGATAATTCTTTTACTGTTGTTTTTTCTTTTCCTCCTAGAAATAGTGTTGAGTCACAGTTGCCTACTATTGTATCTGCATGGTCTTTGTAAATTGCTTTTAATTGAGATTGTGCTTGCAGTATTATACTTGCTGATATTTCTCTTGAACGAATTGTTGCTATTAGTTTTTCAAATTTAGGAATCAAACCGATATTTGCAAACTCATCAAGTAGACATCTTACATGAACAGGAAGTCTTCCACCATACACATCATCTGCCTTATCACATAGTAGATTAAATAATTGGGAATACATTATTGATACTACAAAGTTAAAGGTATCATCAGTATCTGATATTATTACGAATAAAGCAGTTTTCCTATCCCCAATTTTATCAAGTTCTAGTTCATCTTCGCTCATTAGTTCTCTAAGCTCTCTTATATCAAAAGGTGCAAGTCTTGCTCCACAAGATATTAGAATTGACTTAGCTGTTTTTCCTGCTGCCAGCTTATATTTCTTATATTGCTTAACTGCAAAATGACTTGGATCTTTCTTTTCAAGAGCCTCAAAGAGCCTATCAATTGGATTCATATAGGTTTCGTCATCTTCTCTGACCTCACTTGCGTCAATCATATCCAAAAGTGTCTTAAAGTCCTTTTCTTCTTCAGGTGCTTCATAATAAATATAACCGATAAGGGCAGTGTAATATAACTTTTCAGCCTTTACCCAGAAATCTTCTCCTGCCTTTTCTCCATCTCCCTTAGTATTTGCAATTATAGTTTGGACAAGCTTTAAAATATCTTTTTCACTTCTCAAATATGCAAAGGGATTGTATTTCATAGATTTTTTGAAGTTTATTGTATTTAAAATCTTTATGTCATATCCATTTTCATAAAGCATTTTTCCACACTCTAACACAAGTGTCCCCTTAGGGTCTGTTACTACATAGGAAGAATGCATTTGCATTAGATTTGGCTTTACATAAAATCTCGTTTTACCTGATCCAGAACCACCTATTACTAATACATTTTTATTTCTAGCATATTTAGGATTTTTAGGTCTTGAATTCATTGTAAGTCTTTCGGTATTAGTTATGAGAACATTGTTTTCAAACTTTGGGTCAATATATGGAGCAATATCCTTGCTTTCTCCCCATCTTGCAGATCCATACTCTTTGCCTTGCCTATATTTCTTTTTATTTTTTCCTTTGCTATAAACAATTAGCTTAACAAGACCAGCAACTGAAATACCTACTAACAAGTCCCTTGGATTAAGGCTTGGTATATAAGATAAAGTTCCTATGTCAGAAATTCCCACCATTATTCTATCAATAATATCTCCTCCTACATAAGAATTGATGTGCTTAGAAAAGATATTTCCAATGTAGCAAAATGATAAATAGGGAATGTTTGATAGTATAAATTTCTTTGGGTTGTCTATTTTAATTAAGTTTTTAATATCAGAAAGAATGGCTTCTAATATCCTATTCATCGTAGAAACCTTCACTATCTAATAAAATTAGTAGGTAGTGTCTTCCTTTTGGCGTTATAAATGTTTGTATGCCTACAAGTGTACCTAGTGGATCAACCCATTCTTTTACTTCAAAATATCCCTTGTTCTTATCTGCATAAGGTAAGAGTTTCTTTTTCTTATCTCTATAAATTAATCCCTTATCCATTAAAAAGCTTATAAATTGATTTTGTGGTATTCCTAACTCTTTGGCAGTATTTCTAAAGTTTGTAAGTAGGTTATAATCTACTAATTTGTCATAATAGTCTGCCTTTGGTCTTAATTCTTCAATTTCTTCTTCTCTTTCGGAAATAATTCTATTGGCTACAAGAATTGCATCTGCAAGTAACTCTTCATTAGTTTTCTTTTCTTGCCCTACTATATATCCTCCATTTTTTCTAATGCTCGGTAAGACTTCTCTAGTTACCCAAGCTTTAAATATTTTTGCTTGTGGTAGTTTTGATGAAAGGATAAGTGAATATAGTCCTGACTCATTAATAATTGAAATATTCTGTATTCCTCCAGGGGTGTTCCATTTCGTTACACCCTTATCTTCTTCATCTACATGGTCATAAACAGCTTTTCTTGGATTGACATATCCTAACATAGTTGCTACTTCATTTGCTATAAAGAAAAACTCACCGTCTTTTTCTATAACAGTGAGTTTCCCAAAATTCTTATTTTCAAATGTTTTTAAATTACTTATCATAAGCTTTGCTCCTTATGTTTATTTTTAACTTTATCTTTACTAATGGTATCCTTAGCCATATCTTTAAACTTATTTATAGTCTTCGTTATTGAATCTTTCCTATCGGCCTTTCTTTCAGAAGCCTTAACTGCTTTTTTAAAGGCATGTTCCATTACCTTTATATCCTTAGATTGAAAAAACACAGAGTGGTTACCAGTTTCCTTATCTTTCATAACAGAAAACTTCACTCCGTGTTTATTTAAAATTTTCTTTAATTCTTTTAACTCAGGATCCTTTAGATTAATTTCTTCTAACTGTCCCTTTTTAACCATATCCTTTAGCTTTACTTCTTCTCCGTTATTTTTTATTACATTTTTCAAGCCTCCTTGTTCTTCTATTTGCTTGTGTACTTTCTTTAAGGCATCAAGAATTGCTTTACTTGTTGCTTTTGCAAGCCTTACTTCAAGATTAAGACTTGACCTTGATACTTCTTCATTAATCATCTATTCCACCTCCATATAAAAGTAACTCTTTGTATTTTCTTAACTTCTCTTGATGGATTTTTCTTCTAAAATCTTCTCCCGTAACTTTAACTGGTATTGTCATTTCAAGTATTCTTGAATATATTCTCTGATACTCAAGGTCAATGTTTGGATTTTGAATAATTTCCAATGATAAGTTTGTAGTAAAAATTGTCGGCCTACCCTTTAAGTATCTTGAGTTTATAATGTTATATACCTGTTCTCTTGCGTAAGATGTGTCCCTTTCAATTCCAAGGTCATCTAAGATTAATAAAGGAATATTAGATAGGTTATTTATAATTTCGTTTGAATCTACCTTAAATGCGGATTTTTGTATTTGATTTATAACCTGAGATAAATTCATAATCTTAACTTTAACTTGTTCTCTTTCAATTAATTCATTTGCAATAGAACATGCAAGATAAGTCTTTCCACTGCCAACATCTCCATAAAATAAAAGTCCAACATTGTCTTCCTTCATTTGTTCAAAGCTCTTAGCATAATTGTAAGCAACCTTGTAAGCTTGACCTTTTTCATTTAAGAATCTCTCAAAAGTATATTGGTGTTGGTTTTGCGATGAAAAACATTCTCTTTTTAGCGATGATATTCTCGTTAATATTTCTCTTTCTGCATTTTCCTTATCTCTTTTTATTTCACATTCACATTTAATTCTTGGAATAAACTTTGTAAATCCAAGGTCAACTAATTCTCCATCGACTCTTTTACCACATGATTTACAATAGATATGTCCATTTCTTTCAACATCATTTTCTCTTAATACAAAATCTTTTAAGTTCTTCATAAACTCTCTCCTATATCGTAATTCATTTTTCTTGTTGTATTATCATTAATGTTTTTTGCCTGATCATTAAGATACCAATTGATTATCGTTGCCTTGTGATCTTGATAAACTCTGTTGTTTGCTTTCATATATGACGACAATCTATCAATGTATTCATTAATTCTACTTCCTAACTCATTTGTTAAGTCCTTGTATTCTTCATCAGTCAAAAATATATTTTTATATATTCCATAAGGCTTTTGCCCTTTACTAAAATCATTCTTTCTTAACTCATTATTACTAATATTGTTATAGTTACCTTCCGATTTTCGGAAATCTTGAAGTCTGTTATTCGGAGTTCTTGAATTCCGATTATCGGAAGTCTGGACTTCTGCTTTTCGGAAATCTGCATTTCTGTTGTTTGGACTGTAAAAAACACTCATAAAATCTTTAACATAAATCCTATTTGGTTTTCCAAGTCCTTGTCTTTTCTTTTCTATTAATCCAATTCCTGATTTTGTATCAAGTTCATTCATAATTTTTAAGGCTTTATCATTTGCACAGTTGAATTGTTCTTTAATAGAATCCATTGTGTAATAAATAAAAACTTTTCCATCTTCATCTATCCAGCCATTTTTATATGAAAGACCCATTCGATTAAGCATATATGAATACAAAACTTTTGCTTCAATAGAAATGCTTTCAAAAATTTCATCTTCCATTAATACCATAGGTAACCTAATGAAGTTATACATCTCAGATTGCCTATTATAAAAATAATCAAAATTCATTCCTACCTCCCTTCTTTGAAATAAAAACCTGCTAACAAAAGTCAAGCCTACTCCGAAATTAATTTCAGAGTAGGCTTGTAATATTTAGTATTGAATTTAAGCATAGCAAATAAGCCGGTTGATATCGGCTTGTTTTAACTATTCTATTCCTAACTCTAAGCTACTTTTAACGCCTCCTTTTCTTGTTTTGATGCCATAACTTTTGCATAGTAGATTCTTAAGAACTTATTTAAGCCTGCAAATTTACATACTTTTTTTGCTTTTCCATCTTTTTCTTTTTTTAGCATATATAGATATATTTCATTTTCTGGATTTTTAACACTCATCATACATTTCATAGATTGGTATCCTATTTTTCTAAGTATTGCATTACCTCTTTTGGTTATTTTTCTCTGATCTGCTTTGAAATTCCCCGATTCATATGGTGGTGAGTCTATTCCTACAAAGGATATTAGGCATTTTTTATTTTTAAATTTTGATAAGTCTCCAAATTCTGCTGTTATTTGTACTGCTAATTTGTCTGATATTCCTGAGAATTTTTTGGCTTCTTGATATTCTTCTAGAGGCTCGGCAATTTCTATCATTTGTGATAAAATATTATATAGAATTTGATTTATATGTTTGATCAATTCTATCCCTTCTTGTAGGTTCATCTTTATGTATGAGCTATTGGAAGGTTGAGTTGAGATACTTTCCTCTGCAAGCTTGTAAATGGATTTAGCTTTATCAGCATTAGGATGGTATCTCTTTTCTTTTGCCCAGTTCTTAAAGTCTTCTATGAATTTTTCTTCTGTTTTTTCTAAAACTAGGTCTTTGTGCCACCATGTTTCTAAGAAATCTAATAGTTTGTCTTTTGAGAAGTCTTTAGATCCATGAGATATTAATTTTTTTATTCCCGGAAATGTTTGACTGATTGTTTGGTCTATGAAGTTCATTTGATTGATTCTTAGGTCCATGTAATGCTGATAAGATCTGTTTAATTCTTTTAGAGTTCTAAAATTTTCTGTATCTACTTTGTGTTCTTGTAATTCTTTCCAATACATCAACCCATATTCTGCTATTTGTGTGGCATCTATATTATCATTTTTTGCTTTTCTGAAGTTTAACACTCGGCAGAACTGTTTCATTTTTAATGGATTAATTACTGCTACAAAGTATCCTTGTTTTTTTAATTCATAAAGAATTGGCAAATGATATTTTCCTGTTGCTTCCATGACTATTTTGATTTCTTGATTTAAATCTTTTAGTTTATTTAAGAATCCTTCTACTTCTGGTTTGTTAAGATTTACATCAAAGGGCTTCCAAATAATTTTGCTACCTTTTTCTAAGGCACAGGCTGTAAATTTTTCTTTTGCTATATCTATTCCTATAGATATCATTTTCTTACCTTCTTTCTTTTAAATTTGTAGTTCCTACCTGCACCATTACACTCATTTTAGCTCGTGACACGGACGTTTTGCCCAACCTGCTTAACCGAATATGAATAATGAAGAGGTAGATGACAGTTTTTATTGCGGATGTTTTAACCCTAAAAGACGATCGTCATACTACTTCTTCATTATACAAAAATAGTGCAAGATAGAAATCACTTTCTTTCTTACACTATTTATGGTACTAAAAAGACGACAGAATTATTACTTTCTATCGTCTAAGATTTACATATTAAATATTTACTAAAACCATTCTTTGTGCATTTTTTCTAACGACTCTTTTGTAAGTGGATATCCAATAGATTCTCCTATCACTGAGTCAATCCCACAATATGGACAAATTGCTGTCCAATCTGGTTCATCTTCACACCAATCATCTATTTCATTTGGAGAAAAGATTCTACAACAATAAAAACAACCACACTTCTTTTCATTTTCAAGCATAGTTTTATTTGCAAAAGAATACTTATGAGCTTCTATACAATCCATACTACCTCCTTATAAAATTTATAATCTTTATTTATATTGGTATGCTATTTACAATATCCATTATTAAAATGGATACTCTAAGCAGCACACCAACTATTTATTTTTTGAGTTTTAAACTTTGGTAGAAGTCTTGAACTCCTTATATTTACATAACTATTTGCCTCTATCACTATTATGACACGAAACCCACATGCTGGGTCAAACACTCTACCTTTTGTAGGTTCCAAGCATGCTACTATAGTTTTAACTATTGAATCAGGTGTATAGAATTGTCCACCATTTTTCCCCTCTGAATTAGCAAATTTTGCTAAGAAAAACTCATATACTTGTCCAAGAACATCTTGCCCTTTTCCATCTTTTGTCTGTAAATTTATATTTCCAATTATATCTATTAATTCTCCTAGTTTTCCTTTATCAAGCATTTGGTTAGAATATACTTTATAAAGCACATCTTTTAATGATTCATTTGCTTTTTCTATCTCATCCATAGCCTCATCTATAATCAACCCAATTTCTGGAGTTTTAGCTTTTTTTACAATTTCACTCCATCTTGCTTTTTTAGGTACCCAGAATATATTTTCAGCTGTATATTCATCTATTTCTTCTTCAAATCCTGCCCCTTCTTCGACTAGTTCTTTATATTTTTTCTCAAAACTATCACTTATATATTTTAAGAAAACAAGCCCTAATACTACATATTTATACTCTGCAGGATCCATATTATTTCTAAGTTTATCACAAGCTTTCCAAAGAGTTTCTTTGAAATTTTCTTTTTCTTCTATTTTCGCCATTTCCCTCACCTTTTTATATGATTTCTTTATAACATTATAGCATATAAATACTACTTTTTGCCTTAAATAGACTTCTATTTTGAAAAACAAAAAAGACCCTCGAAAGGGTCTTAATATTACTGAATAGTTATTTCAGGTTCTTTGCAACATTTATAACTGTCTATAATGAAGATATCTTTACCATTGGACTGCTGATATTTTCCATTCATCTCATATACTCCGTCCTTTACAAGTCTTGAGCATGCTCCAAACTCCTCATTATCAATCAAATACAGGTAAAGTTCCTTACCATGTATCTTAGATTTACATCCTTTGGTTATAAGGCTACCAATTTTACTTATAGGATTCTTATTATCATCTCTTTCTTTAACTGCTAAAATCTTATCATATAGTTTCACCAGCTTTTTATCTTTAAAAATATAGTCCTGTATTACCATCAAATCTTTCTTATTATTTATATCCAAAGTGCTATGAATAGCCAAATTTCTTATTTTAATGAACCCAAGTTTTATAATCTCTTTGGCAAACTGCTTATAGTCCTTATTGTCCTCAAGATTATGTACCATCTCTCCAAGAGTCATTACAGTATCTTTATATATCTCTTTTAACACCAGCTCCAAGGCCTTGGCATACTTACCATAGGCAGTTTCTATATCCATAATCTGTTCGGAATAGTAAAGTCCAAGAGCAATATTTTTCAAAACTTCATCTGGAAGTTCACCCATCTCTTCACAAACCTTTTTATCATAATCTTCAATTGTAAGTTTGACATTTATATTGCTATTTTGTAGGTCCTTTTCCTTCTGTTCCAATTTTTCCTGATACTCTTTTTCAAGTTCAGTTTTCTTCTCAAGATTTTCCCCTACTCCAGTATATCTTGGAAGTTTGTTACTTTCAATTATAGCCTTTTGTATTTTTATATTACTGTCAATTATCTCTTCTATATTCAGATTATCTCCATATTCAAGTTTTGATAGATAATTTTCATCTATACTTTGAATGAACTTATTTGCCTCTCCAACAGATAGTATAAACAGCAGTTCCATTGCTCTTGTCATTTGTACATAGTAGTATTTCGCAATCTCTTCGTCAGGTTTGTTCTCATTATAGCTGTTGTTTCCCACCATAAATATAATTTTAGATTCCAAACCTTTTACATTATATGGATTATAGATTCTTATTTTTCCTTTATTTGCATCTCTAGCAGAAACTCCATCTTTATTATATGAATATGAGTCTTTTGAAGAGATATATACTGAGTCTATCCCATTATTACACATTTCAGTTTTATAACTTTTCTCCTCTTCAACATTCTGAGATATAATAATTATATCGTCCATAGTATAGTTGTATTTTTTCAATAAAACTTTTACTATTTTTATTATAAATTTACTCTCTGCTTCTATAGTAGGAGATTCTAATAACATAGGTTTAATTCCCTCATCACTCTGTCCAAAGATAGGATTTACCACTAATTCATTGGCGTCATCTTTATCAGAGTAATTAGATAAAAGACTATAGGCACACTGATGAATCTGTCTTGTACTTCTATAGCTAAATCCCAAAGTCTTAACACTTTTTCTTGCATTAATCCCAATTGATTTAAATGAAGTTATACTATTGAAATAGGAACTTTTATAAATAGATTGAGATATATCATATAGAAAAGTCAGATAATGTATATCATCAAATATCTCCATAATTTTCTGTAAAGTTCTGATTTTTAGACGACACAAATCTTGACTTTCATCTACTATTATAGCTTCTATATTGGAAAAAATCTGAAAAAGATTAACTCGCTTTTTATTTTGTAAATCGCTATCATCAGTTACTGTTTCACTTGACACTTGGTCCATTTCTATATCTTTAGCATAATCTTTATCTTTATAATCTTTAAGATATACAGTTAAAAACCAGTTGTATGCATCATATATATCAATTTTATTATTATTCTTTAGCATATGCCTATATTTTATGAGGACATCATATATGTTCTTCCTTACATCCTTATTTAATCTTCCTTTTCTATGGTTTCTTACTACATCCACATATTCCTCTTTACTAAAACCATTGTACATAATATAGCGAATCTCATCTATAAAAAAATCCTCGTCCTGATTTAATTCAACTGCCATATTTTTCATAAAGGATTTATAAGGTTCTTCTTTAGAAAAATATTCTTTGTTAAAAGTGCTTATTTTATATTCAGAATGCTCTTGTAGAAATATACCTTTAACTAAACTATAAAACAATTTATCATATGTTTTAAACTCTATACTTTCTGAGAATTTTTTATCACAGTACTCTCTATTTTTATCTTTTAGTTC includes these proteins:
- a CDS encoding class I SAM-dependent DNA methyltransferase gives rise to the protein MAKIEEKENFKETLWKACDKLRNNMDPAEYKYVVLGLVFLKYISDSFEKKYKELVEEGAGFEEEIDEYTAENIFWVPKKARWSEIVKKAKTPEIGLIIDEAMDEIEKANESLKDVLYKVYSNQMLDKGKLGELIDIIGNINLQTKDGKGQDVLGQVYEFFLAKFANSEGKNGGQFYTPDSIVKTIVACLEPTKGRVFDPACGFRVIIVIEANSYVNIRSSRLLPKFKTQKINSWCAA
- a CDS encoding UvrD-helicase domain-containing protein gives rise to the protein MKIQLSKEQAAIVGSSERILIVKGTAGSGKTLVGLARAEMILEDQAGSLFNKHKKVLFLSYNNSIINELKDKNREYCDKKFSESIEFKTYDKLFYSLVKGIFLQEHSEYKISTFNKEYFSKEEPYKSFMKNMAVELNQDEDFFIDEIRYIMYNGFSKEEYVDVVRNHRKGRLNKDVRKNIYDVLIKYRHMLKNNNKIDIYDAYNWFLTVYLKDYKDKDYAKDIEMDQVSSETVTDDSDLQNKKRVNLFQIFSNIEAIIVDESQDLCRLKIRTLQKIMEIFDDIHYLTFLYDISQSIYKSSYFNSITSFKSIGINARKSVKTLGFSYRSTRQIHQCAYSLLSNYSDKDDANELVVNPIFGQSDEGIKPMLLESPTIEAESKFIIKIVKVLLKKYNYTMDDIIIISQNVEEEKSYKTEMCNNGIDSVYISSKDSYSYNKDGVSARDANKGKIRIYNPYNVKGLESKIIFMVGNNSYNENKPDEEIAKYYYVQMTRAMELLFILSVGEANKFIQSIDENYLSKLEYGDNLNIEEIIDSNIKIQKAIIESNKLPRYTGVGENLEKKTELEKEYQEKLEQKEKDLQNSNINVKLTIEDYDKKVCEEMGELPDEVLKNIALGLYYSEQIMDIETAYGKYAKALELVLKEIYKDTVMTLGEMVHNLEDNKDYKQFAKEIIKLGFIKIRNLAIHSTLDINNKKDLMVIQDYIFKDKKLVKLYDKILAVKERDDNKNPISKIGSLITKGCKSKIHGKELYLYLIDNEEFGACSRLVKDGVYEMNGKYQQSNGKDIFIIDSYKCCKEPEITIQ
- a CDS encoding phage antirepressor KilAC domain-containing protein, yielding MISNLKTFENKNFGKLTVIEKDGEFFFIANEVATMLGYVNPRKAVYDHVDEEDKGVTKWNTPGGIQNISIINESGLYSLILSSKLPQAKIFKAWVTREVLPSIRKNGGYIVGQEKKTNEELLADAILVANRIISEREEEIEELRPKADYYDKLVDYNLLTNFRNTAKELGIPQNQFISFLMDKGLIYRDKKKKLLPYADKNKGYFEVKEWVDPLGTLVGIQTFITPKGRHYLLILLDSEGFYDE
- a CDS encoding ATP-binding protein, translated to MKNLKDFVLRENDVERNGHIYCKSCGKRVDGELVDLGFTKFIPRIKCECEIKRDKENAEREILTRISSLKRECFSSQNQHQYTFERFLNEKGQAYKVAYNYAKSFEQMKEDNVGLLFYGDVGSGKTYLACSIANELIEREQVKVKIMNLSQVINQIQKSAFKVDSNEIINNLSNIPLLILDDLGIERDTSYAREQVYNIINSRYLKGRPTIFTTNLSLEIIQNPNIDLEYQRIYSRILEMTIPVKVTGEDFRRKIHQEKLRKYKELLLYGGGIDD
- a CDS encoding VirD4-like conjugal transfer protein, CD1115 family; amino-acid sequence: MNRILEAILSDIKNLIKIDNPKKFILSNIPYLSFCYIGNIFSKHINSYVGGDIIDRIMVGISDIGTLSYIPSLNPRDLLVGISVAGLVKLIVYSKGKNKKKYRQGKEYGSARWGESKDIAPYIDPKFENNVLITNTERLTMNSRPKNPKYARNKNVLVIGGSGSGKTRFYVKPNLMQMHSSYVVTDPKGTLVLECGKMLYENGYDIKILNTINFKKSMKYNPFAYLRSEKDILKLVQTIIANTKGDGEKAGEDFWVKAEKLYYTALIGYIYYEAPEEEKDFKTLLDMIDASEVREDDETYMNPIDRLFEALEKKDPSHFAVKQYKKYKLAAGKTAKSILISCGARLAPFDIRELRELMSEDELELDKIGDRKTALFVIISDTDDTFNFVVSIMYSQLFNLLCDKADDVYGGRLPVHVRCLLDEFANIGLIPKFEKLIATIRSREISASIILQAQSQLKAIYKDHADTIVGNCDSTLFLGGKEKTTVKELSETLGKETIDLYNTSETRSNQKSFGLNYQKTGKELMSQDEITVMDGGKCIYQLRGVRPFLSDKFDITKHKNYKLLEDYDKKNLFDVEEYLTNRDKVKLKSSYKINRLNI
- a CDS encoding IS110 family transposase encodes the protein MISIGIDIAKEKFTACALEKGSKIIWKPFDVNLNKPEVEGFLNKLKDLNQEIKIVMEATGKYHLPILYELKKQGYFVAVINPLKMKQFCRVLNFRKAKNDNIDATQIAEYGLMYWKELQEHKVDTENFRTLKELNRSYQHYMDLRINQMNFIDQTISQTFPGIKKLISHGSKDFSKDKLLDFLETWWHKDLVLEKTEEKFIEDFKNWAKEKRYHPNADKAKSIYKLAEESISTQPSNSSYIKMNLQEGIELIKHINQILYNILSQMIEIAEPLEEYQEAKKFSGISDKLAVQITAEFGDLSKFKNKKCLISFVGIDSPPYESGNFKADQRKITKRGNAILRKIGYQSMKCMMSVKNPENEIYLYMLKKEKDGKAKKVCKFAGLNKFLRIYYAKVMASKQEKEALKVA
- a CDS encoding replication initiator protein A; this translates as MNFDYFYNRQSEMYNFIRLPMVLMEDEIFESISIEAKVLYSYMLNRMGLSYKNGWIDEDGKVFIYYTMDSIKEQFNCANDKALKIMNELDTKSGIGLIEKKRQGLGKPNRIYVKDFMSVFYSPNNRNADFRKAEVQTSDNRNSRTPNNRLQDFRKSEGNYNNISNNELRKNDFSKGQKPYGIYKNIFLTDEEYKDLTNELGSRINEYIDRLSSYMKANNRVYQDHKATIINWYLNDQAKNINDNTTRKMNYDIGESL
- a CDS encoding PcfB family protein encodes the protein MINEEVSRSSLNLEVRLAKATSKAILDALKKVHKQIEEQGGLKNVIKNNGEEVKLKDMVKKGQLEEINLKDPELKELKKILNKHGVKFSVMKDKETGNHSVFFQSKDIKVMEHAFKKAVKASERKADRKDSITKTINKFKDMAKDTISKDKVKNKHKEQSL